In Rutidosis leptorrhynchoides isolate AG116_Rl617_1_P2 chromosome 6, CSIRO_AGI_Rlap_v1, whole genome shotgun sequence, the DNA window tgtctcaggtgctgtttgatcaagtatacttatctactgcttatgtgatgctacttggacttaggatcaagaactatcgcatttattactcttgcatttgaaacaattactttattgtaatttccattattgtaacgacatttcattttccgctgcgtactcaataaagcttatttttttttatcatttagaattgttctcgtattataatatgttggtatattttgatattagtgacgttccttccagaccctattgggaggtcgTTACACCTATCAAtactagatttaacaaaagacGTTTTTAGACTCCACGATGCCCGACCTGAAAATGCTCCAAAAGCTAAGTACCTGAGAAAAATACTTAAAAacgtcaatataaatattggtgagttcataggtttagttaTAATGCATAGTAAATGGACCtcaagatttcatgtataaaaaCAGTTGAAAAGCTATTCTAGCTTatgagctttcgatatcgaacgttaacgtaatagtacccgaaaacaagcgtcacttaaggtctaagtgcatATGGTCTAAGTTTATGCATCCGATAGCCTAGAAGGACTATCCCGGTGTGAGGAGTTaccctcaaatagatctattcatatTATTCGCGTTCACCAAACCGGTAATCAACGATATCAAAATTGAGCTTTCTAAAATTGACCATTGTTACTCAAACATAGAATATAGTTATAAGTACTCGAGTTCAATATGTAAAACAGTAAATAAGTATTATCTCATCCCAAATatataaaatattgattaaaaatgggactacaAACTCACAATTGATGCGGTGCAAAGCGTACACGGTATCCGGTTATATTGTGTGCGGTGTtccgggcttgagacctaatgaatatttatatggtcagaggtcatactatctAATATAGTATTTAGATTAGGTTTAAGATCAATTTATTAAGTGGTCTTACATGTCCATTTTGATTCTCGGTTTCAAGGGTTACATAGTTCATAGTTTTAAGTGTTGACAGTTTTGACTAGTTTTACCATAACTTTAGTTTAGGTGTTTCTATCAATATAGACATCCATTTAAGATGATATTACCACCTCTGGAATGCTCTTTGAGTATAGTTTCTAACCATGTAAGGTTAGCTTCTAAACTCAAAATAAAAGTTGGTCAAAAGTTCACTCTTTTACAAGTGTGCAAAACAGCTCAGATTTACACTATAAGTTCATAGGCAAGTTTTAAAATAGCAAAATACAGTTGTTTGACTCAAGATTTTTACAGAGAGCTTAGGAcatataaaagtactcattttcaaAAGGAATAACCTCCAGGACTTCATTAACCTAGTTTTTAGAGATGAAGTTTTAGACTAAAATCTGACTACCGCAAAATCTTATGTCAACTTGTTGGGACCATTTCTCAATGATTACTTAATGTTTTTTGGTGTTTCAACTTGTTATGTTTTACTTATTATGTCTAATTTTCAAATCAAAAGCCTATATTTCAATATCTATCTTATAATatgaattatcatgatttttagaCTCTTGGACAGATTGCTTCAAATCTGAACCTTGGGTcaccaaataaaaatgaaaaatgactTTTTCTTTGAAATAAATCATGAAAACTTTAATGGAAGTCATGAACATATATATGAACATCATACTAAAAGATGAGTTCCTTAGACCAAGTATAAGTTGGTTTTTAGGTCATGAACTTCAAGTAGAAATTTTGGACATCTTAAAGATAAAACAGTTTTATGTAGTTAACCACTTTAGTTCTTAGTTTAGATTCATTTTAAGACATAGGACATGTAAAGAACTTAAGGTTACTGATCTAATATCAAGATCATGGTTAgctatatagtcatcattgagtgattaaACACTCTAGATCAAGCAATTACACCATGAATACTCTTGAATATAGCTAGACAAGATGAATATAATTTAGTAGTTTGTTATACCTTGAAGAGATTTGATCTTATAGCTTCAAGATGATGATAAAGAGAGTGTTTTAGATCTGCAAATTGAGGTGTGAGTGTGTGTGAGAGTGATCAAATGACAATAAGTGAGCAAGAGAGGGATTATATAGGGGAGGGTGGGGGTGGCGTGGCATTAGGAGAACAAAGGGAGGGGGTGACTCACTAAAATGCCATTAATGATCATGCAAATCTAAATGATGATGTTTTGCATGAAATTTTGCTTAAGGAGGAAGTATTTGTATGTGTATGATGATGATATGGATATTGATGATGATGGACGATTATGATAATGATGGTGGGAGAGTTTTTGTCAATTTTTGGTTCTTAAATGTATATGTACTTGTGTAGTTTACCTAATGTATAATCTAAGGTGTTAATTTGTATGTTTAAAGTTTAGGAAGTAAGCTAAGATTAGGTTCTAATCAAGATAGATCAAGGttggttaaataaaagaaatggCTAAATACAAAGTGATCAAGACTAGTTGTGAAAATGATTAAGTATAGAGAAAGTTTTAACTTATGATCTAATGTCCAAGTGAATTAGTTATAAGTTTTTAATTCAAAAACTTAGTTAATAAGTTTACCTATTACGTTATTATATATAAAGGTATAGATTAAAAGTCTAGGGTTTAAGGTGATAAGCTAGGGTTTCAGGACATTGTGCAAGATGTGTGAGATAACACTCAGACAAGTAAAACCTAAAATGCATCCTTAGAGTTATACAAACCCTAAAAATAAACCAAGACATAGATCATCAAATTTACTCGTCAAGTCGAAAATTGTAATttaaagaagtcaaactagacAACTTAAGTCGAAAAGCTATAGTTGTGACAATTTGCCCTATGATGATCAATGTATTGATGCAAATGCAAATTGTCATGTGATAAAATTCGTAATAGGAAAACTGTTCAAAGTCTTAACAGTGGTACCTGCCATGTTAAGGAGGTTAACCAAAACAAAGCTTCCACTTCAAAGAGTTCTCATTGGACTGACAAGATCACTAACATATCAAATTTATTTTATTACAACTAGTGAAATAGCTCACGTGGTCGGTCAATCGATTAATCCAAACAAAAACTTTTCAAAAGGTCAGTTGATAGGTGCTAAGAAACTCACTTTTAAAGAATAGACGGTTAAGTTTGGTGATCTAATGCAAAATATGGTCGATGAAGACTTTCATTCCAATACCAACAAGCCATGAGAATCGCCCCAGGTAATACCAGAGGCCTCGGGATTGGGGCAAGAGTTTCGATGGTGCAGTGGGATCTTTTTATCCATCACTTTCAAATACATTTCTTAGCCATTCAAGATACCATGGTTAAGGATGTGGCACAACCCATTCTTAACGAAATTTGGAAACATTACACATTCGAAGCTTTTCAAGTTATGTTTGAAGGAAGATCGGGGGGATTGGTTTCAATTTGGAGGGAAGATTTTTTCTCTCTAATCAATTGTTGGAAAAACAGGTTTTGGATTGCAACGGTGTTGAGGCTTACATATAAACATTTGGGAGAAAATCATTCTTTAACACGCGTCATTGTTTTCTGAAACTCTGTTCGAATTTATGGTATCCTGCACATTATGCTGGATTGGGCCTCACTCAATATTCAACACTTATCGGCCCATCTTGTTGCATAGTTTCAAGAACCTTTTCGGTTACAGAATTTGAAAAGGTTATTTAATGTGTCGATAGCAACAAAACACCAGGTTCATACGGGTTTACTACGAGGTTCTTTCAATAAGGGTGATTTTGGCTTGAAGAGGTTATTATGGATATGTTTTCTCAATTTTTTCGATCATCCTTACATTTGGGATGATAATCAAGTTTACAGCCGTCGCCTAATGCTTTCTGTTTCAGTTTGTTTTTTCATTTGTTGTATGGCTTATATGCCTCTTTCATGTTGTTGGGCTTgcaagccttttttttttttttttcaagtgtaTTAACCTTCATTTCTTTGATGAAGGATTTATTTTATcaatatatatatgaaaaaaatTTCGCCTTAAAAAAAAAAGTTATGCAGGTAGAACAGTAATTTTATACGAGTAATTATTTGACACCATTACTTTCAAGATACAATAGTTAGTTTTCTAACAAAGATACAATGATATATTCCAACCTAAATTGAATAGTTCTACTAATTAAAAATTGAAATATATAGGTTTAATTTGTAGAGGAATATTCATTTAAattcataaattaagttgagatccaaaagatcaatgagagcgcgacatttgacgcgaaaatcacatgtgattgaaaaaaatttcaaaatttttttttgtcgaatttttttttcgaactttctttttttaaatttttttttttttcaaatttttcttttacaatcacatgtaattTACGTGcacaatcacatgtaattgaattgtacaatcacatgtgattagatttcacatacataatcacatgtgattgacatgcagaaacacaggtgattgtaaaaaaaaaattgaactttttTTTATGTTCAATcacacatgtgattttcgcgcaaaATGTCACGCGCTCATTGATCCCTTGAATTTCAAGTAAATTAATGGATACAAGTAATTACAACTCTTAATTTGTATGCAAGAAATTCTATATAATCACTAACTTTATATATTACGGAGTACTATATATCGGAAGTAGTACAGTGAGTTTGTGATAAAATTCTTTAGgcagtatatttttattattgacTATGCCTTATGATAACCATTGTAGATCTTCTACCTTCTATCTTCTATCTTCTATCTTCTATCttctatatattataattataattataattatattatattataactaaCACTAATTTTGGTGAGCATTTTACTATTCACGATGATGATACAGTAAATAACCCCAAAATTTTGGTGAGCATTTTACTATTCACGATGATGATACAGTAAATACCCCCAACTTTGGGGGTATTTTGGCCATtccgttttttattttttttttacttcattTTTTATTCTTTATTTTTTTAAACGTTTAATCAACGGACCCTTACCGTTAATCGGTCAAAACCAATCCGCAACGATATAAATTTTTTATTACCTTTATCTTCGAGTATCATAACTTTATTTTTCTAACGTTTAATAATCCGACCGTTATCCGTTTTTAAACATTAAATTAATCGACCGTTAACCGATTCAAATCACCATGCAGCAAagttatttttatacctttttttCACTTCCTACTTCATTCCTTTATTCTTTACACGTTTAGTTGCTCGAGCACCAACTTTGGGGCTATTTCGGTAATTTAACATACCAAAATCACCGACCGTTAACCGATAAAAAGCACTCCGCAGCGAAGCGCGGGTTTGTTTTCCTCGTCATATAACACTTGTCATTTTCAATTTTCAAAAATAACAATAAAAAGAATGTTCTTCTACTTTTAAACAAAAGTGCCGGAGCCCAATATGCAAAATGAAACTATCACGAGCAATCCAGGATTAGTTTCTCTACAATGATTAAAGTTAGGCCTAGGCCTGTTAGTAcagtatatatatatcatgttttaGCCCAAAAACAGTTAGCCGCATGCTTTGACTGTATGGAGGTTGATTTTATAGTTCCTATTGTTAAATTATAAGCCTTTTGGTGaatgatttattttttattttattttatttttttacttttgtaGCTCAAATTTTTGATGATCATATTAGATTAGATGCAGAAAATATTTTATACTGTAGCTCTTATTGAAGCTAGCATCTGAACTATTTTGTAGTGATGAGGTGATTTTATTGGAGTATTCAACTAAACATATGTATTATAAAATCTTTACTTTTTTGCAAGAGTATATGTGGTCAAACGAATAACATTCCAACAAAGCGGAATATTTGACCAGTGTTACGGAGCATAAacatattattgatattgatattgataacttCTTTGATTACAAAAGTAATTACAAATATATAAAAGTATGGGAAAAGTTAATTTATAGTTGTCATGTACTTAAACGTATATGgaaaataatattaaaattattcttTGTTGTTATAACTATATCTAAATATCATGCGTAGTACGTATATGGTTAaagaatgtgaaaatgagcttgtaTGAAATTATTATTTCTTGAAAGACAAGTTGCCGGCATTACAAAGAGAGGAATTAACTACCTTTGCGATAATTTGCTATGCACTAACACACTTTTGAAAGGAAACCTGAATTGCAGAAATTCGATCTTTAAATCATCCCGGGGAGCAGAAGGATCAGATTTGAATCCTGAATGAATCCGGGAGAAAACCCCTATCAGGGTCAATTTGAAGCTCCATATTTCAAGCAGATTAATTAAGAGAGTGAGCTAAGTGagactcgaactcacgacctcaatCCTAGCCCTAAACACAATGAATGTGGATACCACTCGGCTAGAATCGCGGTGGTTGTATGTCATTATTATAACAAAAGAAAACTcgtctttttattatttaataagtTAATCTTTGTGAATAATATTTCTTATTGGTATTAACTTGTTATACATTCCGATTTTAATAAAATCTTACAAAGTATGGTGCTAAAAGAACGATTGTATTTTCGGGTGTTCtagtattaaattaattaatttgttTGATGCTATTTGATATTCTATTTTTTCTTGGTTACGTACAGTCTAGGAGCAAGTTTGCCCTTAACCGGACAACTTGACTAAATAAACCTTGTAATTGTTCTTTTGTTGGTTACCTTCTTGTTAGTCCTCTAATTTTAATAAATTGTTTTCTAGAAGAAAAAAAACTAACAAAGCTTTAAAAGCAAGTGGAATTAAAAATAAAGATATGTGAAATTCTATTATTCTAACTAACAAAAAaacaataattatgataattatacCGAAGCTTTTTATAAACTTCAACATTTAAAGTACCATGAGCAACAAGTTTCACTCAGAGTTCCTTCAAAGTTCTACTTCGAGAAGGCCGAGATTATGGGAGACAAACTAAAAGATTGTGAAGACTCAAAAGATATGTGCAAATCACGTTAATTGATGATGCGTTGAGTTTTAACGCATGTACACTTAATAATTTAATTAAGAGTCCTAATGGATTGAAATTGATAATTATTAACAAATGATATATTAGAGAGTATTGACTAGAAAACGTTCTAACAACATTGATTAAGAAAATGTTACAAGTGTAGTTTATGCGCTGAAAAGATTAATTGTTTATAAGCGATTATTATATATGTTGAGCGTGACCTTCAAAATTAATGAGACGCGGTTGTGACCATATACactaataatctatatatatatatatatatatatatatatatatatatatatatatatatatatatatatatatatatatagttattttagaGACATTCCAATATTCCATCATTGTTTATTGGTTTGGATAACCAACTCAAAACTTGAAGGGGCTGAATGAGTATATATCTATTAATAATGTGTAGCTTTTGTTAATATAGAACTTGTTAAGGGTAATGTTTAGAACAACACCCTATATATATAGTGGGAGTGGACTAGTCTCAAGTTATTTTGAGTGTTGAAAAGAGGCTGAATTTTTAAATTATCCTCTTTTCATCTTAAGTGAAAGACATGTTTATAAGAAAGTGATAGTGAGAGACTTGTGAAAGAAACTGGTTGTTAACTTGTTTGTTCAAGTCTCTTCTTTTTCATCAACAAAAAAGATCATTGAAAATTCGAGTCCGATTCAAGTTTTCATAATCATCAAATGTCTTCCGAAATCTACGAATTCGAAGGATGTTTCTTCAATGATCCATTCTCACCATTCAACGATTCTTCATCACCCATTGACatccaccaagctttacaagaacaTACTTACAATTACACTTCTATGATACCACAAGTATCATCTTCACCACCTTTGACCACCCAAGATAATAATATTGACACACCATTTGATGAAATTGACCAAATTGCCCCTACTATACACTCTTCCTCCCCACCAAGTAACCAACTTGAAAACCTTTCTCTTCATAACCAAATGGGCATCTCTGGAACTTCTTCAAATGAAACTTTTTGCACTAATTTGGAAGTCAAAACAGAAGAAAGTCAACAACTTTTATATGATAGTAACTTTTACTATGGTGGGTCTTATAACCCATTAAAGATGATGCAAAGATGCTACAGTTTCCAACAAAAGAAATCAAATGATAGTTTTTATCAACCCAAATTTGATGGTTTGCTTGAATCTCAAATTCTTCATTCAGAAGTCATTACCTCATCACCTGATCATTCATTTTCATCTACTTATATGAGAAGGGCTTGCAGCACTGGTGACTTACAAGTAATTAATCACCCCCTCTTACTTCATCACTTATAAACTTTGTACTGAAGAGTTTTTATCAAAATAATTCCACTTTTTAATCTTTTTGGCTCACAAGAATCTACTGAAGAGTATTCTAGTCAATCAATTTTTCAATAATATGATATTGTCATGTAATGTTTGTACTACATTAGATTCATATTTTTTGTGAACGGCAAAAATTATAGATGTCAACGtactcataaaaataataataaatgtgcaTAAAATACATACACAGATAAGATTTTTGCTGTTCAGGCTACCCGATATCAGACCATTCCATGGGAACCCAAATATATGTTGCTGCTGAGGTTTGAACCTGGACCTCTTGTGAAAATATAAGACACAACCACCAGGCTATTTTGT includes these proteins:
- the LOC139852045 gene encoding uncharacterized protein; amino-acid sequence: MSSEIYEFEGCFFNDPFSPFNDSSSPIDIHQALQEHTYNYTSMIPQVSSSPPLTTQDNNIDTPFDEIDQIAPTIHSSSPPSNQLENLSLHNQMGISGTSSNETFCTNLEVKTEESQQLLYDSNFYYGGSYNPLKMMQRCYSFQQKKSNDSFYQPKFDGLLESQILHSEVITSSPDHSFSSTYMRRACSTGDLQSPMVNQTSQRFSTSPLATESTSFMEEVNFKVGRYNAEERKEKIQKYRAKRTQRNFNKTIKYACRKTLADNRPRIRGRFARNDEPGELPKNTTFHRNMDDGELWIDGFHEDGNDGIIQRGQYFNTYSSIGQFHQFSFIQD